A region from the Xiphias gladius isolate SHS-SW01 ecotype Sanya breed wild chromosome 20, ASM1685928v1, whole genome shotgun sequence genome encodes:
- the LOC120806477 gene encoding betaine--homocysteine S-methyltransferase 1 isoform X2, giving the protein MAPAGAKRGVLERLDAGEIVIGDGGFVFALEKRGYVKAGPWTPEAAAEHPEAVRQLHREFLRAGSNVMQTFTFYASDDKLENRGHTQRFSGQQINEAACDLAREVANEGDALVAGGVSQTPSYLSCKSEDDVKAIFKKQIDVFVQKNVDFLIAEYFEHVEEAEWAVQVLKTTGKPVAATLCIGPEGDLNGVSPGECAVRLVKAGAQIVGINCHFDPETCVKTVKMMKAGVEKAGLKAHYMSQPLAYHTPDCNCQGFIDLPEFPFSLEPRILTRWDMQKYAREAYDAGIRYIGGCCGFEPYHIRALAEELAPERGFLPAGSEKHGTWGGGLEMHTKPWVRARARRDYWEKLKPASGRPFCPSMATPDGWGVTKGHADLMQQKEATSQEQLKALFEKANKGQ; this is encoded by the exons ATGGCACCAGCTGGAGCAAAGAGG GGCGTCTTGGAGCGTCTGGACGCGGGAGAGATCGTCATCGGGGACGGGGGCTTTGTCTTCGCCCTCGAGAAGAGAGGTTACGTCAAAGCGGGACCGTGGACACCCGAGGCTGCTGCCGAGCACCCCGAAGCGG TGCGGCAGCTGCACCGGGAGTTTCTGAGAGCGGGCTCCAATGTCATGCAGACGTTCACCTTCTACGCAAGCGACGACAAGCTGGAGAACAGGGGCCACACTCAGCGCTTCTCC GGGCAGCAAATAAACGAAGCAGCTTGTGACCTGGCCAGGGAGGTGGCCAATGAGGGTGACGCTCTGGTGGCAGGGGGGGTCTCTCAGACCCCCTCTTACCTCAGCTGCAAGAGTGAGGACGATGTCAAGGCCATCTTTAAGAAGCAGATCGACGTCTTTGTCCAGAAAAATGTGGACTTCTTGATTGCAGAG tactttgaGCATGTGGAAGAGGCTGAGTGGGCAGTCCAGGTTCTGAAGACCACCGGCAAGCCAGTGGCTGCCACTCTTTGTATCGGACCTGAAGGAGACCTGAACGGAGTCAGCCCCGGAGAATGTGCCGTCAGACTCGTCAAAGCTG GAGCCCAGATCGTTGGCATTAACTGCCACTTTGACCCAGAGACCTGCGTGAAGACTGTGAAGATGATGAAGGCGGGAGTGGAGAAGGCCGGACTGAAGGCTCACTACATGAGCCAGCCGCTGGCCTACCACACTCCCGACTGCAACTGCCAGGGTTTCATTGATCTGCCAGAGTTCCCTTTCA GTCTGGAGCCGAGGATCCTGACCAGATGGGACATGCAGAAATACGCCCGGGAAGCGTACGATGCTGGCATTCGTTACATTGGAGGCTGCTGTGGATTTGAACCCTATCACATCCGTGCCCTGGCTGAGGAGCTGGCACCTGAGAGGGGTTTCTTGCCTGCTGGCTCGGAGAAGCATGGCACCTGGGGTGGTGGCCTGGAGATGCACACTAAGCCTTGGGTCAGAGCCAg GGCCCGTCGTGACTACTGGGAGAAGCTGAAGCCTGCATCTGGCCGTCCCTTCTGCCCCTCCATGGCCACACCTGATGGCTGGGGTGTCACCAAAGGCCACGCTGACCTGATGCAGCAGAAGGAGGCCACCTCCCAGGAGCAGCTGAAGGCTCTCTTTGAAAAGGCCAACAAGGGCCAATGA
- the LOC120806477 gene encoding betaine--homocysteine S-methyltransferase 1 isoform X1, protein MAPAGAKRGVLERLDAGEIVIGDGGFVFALEKRGYVKAGPWTPEAAAEHPEAVRQLHREFLRAGSNVMQTFTFYASDDKLENRGHTQRFSGQQINEAACDLAREVANEGDALVAGGVSQTPSYLSCKSEDDVKAIFKKQIDVFVQKNVDFLIAEYFEHVEEAEWAVQVLKTTGKPVAATLCIGPEGDLNGVSPGECAVRLVKAGAQIVGINCHFDPETCVKTVKMMKAGVEKAGLKAHYMSQPLAYHTPDCNCQGFIDLPEFPFSLEPRILTRWDMQKYAREAYDAGIRYIGGCCGFEPYHIRALAEELAPERGFLPAGSEKHGTWGGGLEMHTKPWVRARARRDYWEKLKPASGRPFCPSMATPDGWGVTKGHADLMQQKEATSQEQLKALFEKANKGQ, encoded by the exons ATGGCACCAGCTGGAGCAAAGAGG GGCGTCTTGGAGCGTCTGGACGCGGGAGAGATCGTCATCGGGGACGGGGGCTTTGTCTTCGCCCTCGAGAAGAGAGGTTACGTCAAAGCGGGACCGTGGACACCCGAGGCTGCTGCCGAGCACCCCGAAGCGG TGCGGCAGCTGCACCGGGAGTTTCTGAGAGCGGGCTCCAATGTCATGCAGACGTTCACCTTCTACGCAAGCGACGACAAGCTGGAGAACAGGGGCCACACTCAGCGCTTCTCC GGGCAGCAAATAAACGAAGCAGCTTGTGACCTGGCCAGGGAGGTGGCCAATGAGGGTGACGCTCTGGTGGCAGGGGGGGTCTCTCAGACCCCCTCTTACCTCAGCTGCAAGAGTGAGGACGATGTCAAGGCCATCTTTAAGAAGCAGATCGACGTCTTTGTCCAGAAAAATGTGGACTTCTTGATTGCAGAG tactttgaGCATGTGGAAGAGGCTGAGTGGGCAGTCCAGGTTCTGAAGACCACCGGCAAGCCAGTGGCTGCCACTCTTTGTATCGGACCTGAAGGAGACCTGAACGGAGTCAGCCCCGGAGAATGTGCCGTCAGACTCGTCAAAGCTG GAGCCCAGATCGTTGGCATTAACTGCCACTTTGACCCAGAGACCTGCGTGAAGACTGTGAAGATGATGAAGGCGGGAGTGGAGAAGGCCGGACTGAAGGCTCACTACATGAGCCAGCCGCTGGCCTACCACACTCCCGACTGCAACTGCCAGGGTTTCATTGATCTGCCAGAGTTCCCTTTCA GTCTGGAGCCGAGGATCCTGACCAGATGGGACATGCAGAAATACGCCCGGGAAGCGTACGATGCTGGCATTCGTTACATTGGAG GCTGCTGTGGATTTGAACCCTATCACATCCGTGCCCTGGCTGAGGAGCTGGCACCTGAGAGGGGTTTCTTGCCTGCTGGCTCGGAGAAGCATGGCACCTGGGGTGGTGGCCTGGAGATGCACACTAAGCCTTGGGTCAGAGCCAg GGCCCGTCGTGACTACTGGGAGAAGCTGAAGCCTGCATCTGGCCGTCCCTTCTGCCCCTCCATGGCCACACCTGATGGCTGGGGTGTCACCAAAGGCCACGCTGACCTGATGCAGCAGAAGGAGGCCACCTCCCAGGAGCAGCTGAAGGCTCTCTTTGAAAAGGCCAACAAGGGCCAATGA